The following are from one region of the Rhodopirellula sp. P2 genome:
- a CDS encoding IS91 family transposase, protein MPTVAEALRQFAPAYLQQHADSISVAEDKVLGAITRCRTGALGGVHYQCGGCGSDHWVGRSCGNRHCPNCGHEKTQAWIETQSAKLMPVHHFLVTFTVPREIGLVLRVHQRDGYRCLFDASSQSIRDVGAATKSLKGCQLGFFGVLHTWGRDPAVYHPHVHYVVPGGGVKLDEQGNAESWQSTPENFLFHHGTLIRVYKAKLADELRAAGLYDQVDRETWTKDFVVDIQAVGHGVPTLKYLAPYVHRVAINDSRIIDVNSETVTYQIRRKGNVVQNKEVAGEEFVGDFLQHVLPTNFMKIRHYGWMSGNSKVKVEEVKWLVWLMLGWTFWLGSGYAPQVEPLTAPMKCRLCGGIMRAIEVSYTSLSSQGIRPEHGLTYYDSG, encoded by the coding sequence ATGCCCACGGTTGCGGAGGCTCTTCGGCAATTCGCACCGGCATACCTGCAGCAACACGCCGATTCGATCTCGGTCGCCGAAGATAAAGTTCTTGGCGCGATCACTCGTTGTCGCACCGGTGCACTGGGTGGTGTTCACTACCAGTGCGGCGGTTGCGGAAGCGATCACTGGGTCGGACGTTCGTGTGGCAATCGGCACTGCCCAAACTGCGGTCACGAGAAGACGCAGGCTTGGATTGAAACGCAGTCTGCCAAGCTGATGCCGGTTCATCACTTCTTGGTCACTTTCACGGTGCCCCGGGAGATCGGCTTGGTGCTGCGCGTTCACCAACGTGACGGCTACCGATGCTTGTTCGATGCCAGCAGTCAGAGCATTCGCGATGTGGGCGCGGCAACCAAGAGCCTGAAAGGATGCCAGCTTGGATTCTTCGGCGTGCTGCACACCTGGGGCCGTGACCCGGCGGTCTATCATCCGCACGTTCACTATGTCGTTCCTGGCGGCGGAGTGAAACTGGATGAGCAAGGCAATGCCGAATCATGGCAGAGCACACCGGAGAACTTCTTGTTCCATCACGGCACGCTGATCCGCGTCTACAAAGCGAAGCTGGCCGATGAGCTTCGTGCCGCTGGGCTGTATGACCAAGTCGATCGCGAGACTTGGACGAAAGACTTCGTCGTCGACATCCAGGCGGTCGGGCACGGCGTTCCAACGCTGAAGTACCTGGCACCGTACGTTCATCGAGTCGCGATCAACGACAGCCGGATCATCGATGTCAACTCAGAAACGGTGACGTACCAAATTCGTCGCAAGGGAAACGTGGTTCAGAACAAAGAGGTTGCCGGCGAAGAGTTCGTGGGCGACTTCTTGCAGCACGTGTTGCCGACGAACTTCATGAAGATTCGTCATTACGGGTGGATGAGCGGCAACAGCAAGGTGAAGGTCGAGGAGGTGAAGTGGTTGGTGTGGCTGATGCTTGGCTGGACTTTCTGGCTGGGCAGTGGCTACGCGCCACAGGTTGAACCACTGACCGCACCGATGAAGTGTCGCCTGTGCGGCGGGATCATGCGAGCGATTGAGGTCAGCTACACATCGTTGTCGTCGCAGGGCATCCGTCCCGAGCATGGGCTGACTTACTACGACAGTGGGTAA
- a CDS encoding tyrosine-type recombinase/integrase: protein MERTRCGLLEATFQEELFAGNSSATPPEKEHNMSNSSSNNPQNAPGVHFPESLRLRLSEDLHLTGKAKRTHDGYIRAVRQLSDFAGCSPDQVTEQHVRQFFLHLKNERNFAYGSLRVAFSGIKFLFTHTCKRDWEIIKMLKLQNITTLPEVLTIDQVHELIGSATTRRMFVYFWTVYSLGLRLNEALHLQVSDIDAQRGWVHVHRGKGAKDRYVPLPTTTVRLLRNYWASHRHPSFLFPADGRNHSLAKDGVSQATTPMSETAVQGAMKQITKNLRFGKKVSIHTLRHSYATHLLEAGVGLKVIQKYLGHSSLQTTMVYLHLTDTAEANAREEIEKLFGRLPGSGE from the coding sequence GTGGAACGGACGCGTTGCGGATTGCTGGAAGCAACCTTTCAGGAGGAGCTGTTCGCTGGGAACAGCTCAGCAACTCCTCCTGAAAAGGAACACAACATGTCCAATTCTAGCTCAAACAATCCGCAAAATGCACCTGGAGTTCACTTCCCGGAAAGTCTTCGCCTGAGACTCTCCGAAGACTTGCACCTGACCGGCAAGGCCAAGCGAACTCACGATGGCTACATCCGAGCGGTCAGGCAGCTCTCCGATTTCGCCGGTTGCAGTCCCGATCAGGTGACCGAGCAGCATGTGCGGCAGTTCTTCTTGCACCTCAAAAACGAACGCAACTTTGCTTATGGATCGCTCCGGGTGGCCTTCTCAGGCATCAAATTCTTGTTCACGCACACCTGCAAGCGTGACTGGGAAATCATCAAGATGCTCAAGCTCCAAAACATCACCACGTTGCCGGAGGTGCTGACGATCGATCAGGTTCATGAACTGATCGGCTCGGCGACCACGCGGCGAATGTTCGTCTATTTCTGGACCGTCTATTCGCTGGGACTGCGACTCAATGAAGCGCTGCATTTGCAGGTCAGTGACATCGACGCCCAGCGAGGCTGGGTCCATGTCCATCGTGGCAAGGGAGCCAAGGACCGGTATGTCCCGCTGCCGACGACGACCGTTCGACTTCTGCGAAACTACTGGGCAAGTCACCGACATCCAAGCTTTCTGTTTCCGGCAGATGGCCGAAACCACAGCCTTGCCAAAGACGGCGTCAGTCAAGCGACGACTCCGATGAGCGAAACGGCCGTTCAAGGAGCAATGAAGCAGATCACGAAAAACCTCCGCTTTGGCAAGAAGGTCAGCATTCATACGCTGCGTCATTCCTATGCGACGCACTTGCTCGAAGCGGGCGTGGGGCTGAAGGTGATTCAAAAGTACTTGGGGCATTCGTCGCTGCAGACCACGATGGTGTACCTGCATTTGACTGATACGGCCGAGGCCAACGCTCGTGAAGAAATCGAAAAGTTGTTCGGTAGGCTACCAGGCAGCGGCGAGTAA